AGACGTCACTCTTGGAGGGGGATTTTCCCTGAGTTCGGTCAGAAAATTGCAaatgttttgataataattcggCTGGCACCAAGTTTCATTATGCGTGCCACCCACGACTGGAAGTATACGTTTACACGTGCTTCGGCAATTTTTGAAGAGATCCTGCATCATGCGAGGTGGTACTAACGTATCTGCCAGACCGGAAATGAACAGAGTGGGTACTGTGACTGCGCGAACTTTCAGAATAGATAAATactgtaataaaaagtatgaaaatataagaatatgttataaaaaaaataaatgtgatcataaaagatatttattattttaaagattatgaaaaaaatatgtaataaattattattatatttaattatgataataataaaattaaatgacaatataataataatattactgttACAAGTCAGACATTGACAATAAACTTACTTTGTACTACCACTTTATAATAtgctaaatttttcttaaaaagagTTCATAATTTGTAGAAAACCAAAATAATCGTTcacaaaataacattaaaaagaatggaaattttctatctttttaccTTGTTCTTGTATACAAAGAGTGGCAGATACTGTAGAAATTTGGATCCGACGAATAAGGCGGCCATATCTGGAATACTAGTAAAGGTGTTTTCGAGTATAAGGCACCAAATTCTCTgcgaattttcttcttttgtgGCTAAATCGATTGCTACTGCTCCACCTATCAAAATtatcagattaaaaaataataattaaaatataagtaatatttgaaGTACTAAAATAAAACCTGTTTCTTTACCTAGTGATCTACCAAATACTATAATTTCTTTAGTATTAATATCTGTTCTACTAGACAGATAGTCTATTCCTGCTCGGGCATCCATATAGAGACCCTCTTCAGACGGAGAACCCTGCGACAGTCCATAACCCCGGTAttctaacattaaaatattacactgAATGTTATGATACAGTCCCACTATGTTTTGCAACCTAGAAAAAATCAATgaaacttataataaatttattatatacatgtaatatatgcaCAATTTTACTtactagtatatataaatatattattttttatataatagagatTATATAGGTATAATCAATGAAAAACATGCATTTCtgataatatgattataattaaaatttctaaaaatgtcTTACTCagtattattgtaataatttatttaacttatgcTTAATAATGTGAGTGTAATAAGTAAagcaacattaaatattaaaataaaataataaatactgaatACCGATGGCCCATGTTGCCAGCATTGCCATGCAAAAACAAT
This sequence is a window from Anoplolepis gracilipes chromosome 10, ASM4749672v1, whole genome shotgun sequence. Protein-coding genes within it:
- the Bem46 gene encoding protein ABHD13, with amino-acid sequence MSIRIRLARSRPMRLLGSVAMKCWAFSGVYILVCFLLYWLYGGILAFFLLCFATTGILYHREDQLLYHPELPSHSRVYVPAPSIFNLPYQSVYTRAGDGTMLHMFFVSQPEDRMRKAPTLLFLHGNAGNMGHRLQNIVGLYHNIQCNILMLEYRGYGLSQGSPSEEGLYMDARAGIDYLSSRTDINTKEIIVFGRSLGGAVAIDLATKEENSQRIWCLILENTFTSIPDMAALFVGSKFLQYLPLFVYKNKYLSILKVRAVTVPTLFISGLADTLVPPRMMQDLFKNCRSTCKRILPVVGGTHNETWCQPNYYQNICNFLTELRENPPPRVTSSHWQIDDI